Part of the Pseudomonadota bacterium genome is shown below.
CAGCCCCGTCAACACCCCAACGGGCGCCGGTTGTATTCATTCGGTCCTTGACCAGGTAGCGGCAAGCTCCCTCGATGACACCGGTGGCGACGGGGTAACCAGCCTCGAGGTACTCGTTGTAGTGCATGTAGCCCTTGTGATTCAGGATGTAATTCACGCACGTATCAACGGCCTCTCGCTTGCTGCCCGTTAGCCCTCGAAGCGTTGCGCTACGGCGGATCCCACCAGCCACAGTACCCGCACGTCCCTCAAGGATTCGCTGAAAGCGCTCCGCAACCCAATCTTCTGACTCCTGCGAGCCCTCCTCGTTGAAAGCGTGAGACGCCTGCCACAGATAGCTGAGGACATGCATGATGTCCAAGGCGATTTATAGTGGACCCCGATTTCTGGACAGGGTGCTAAGGAACACGGTGAGACGAGATCCAGGTGCTTGGACATCCCAGTCGAGGCGAAAAAATGGCAAACAAACGACGGCGATACAGTGCGGCGACGAAAGCCCGCGTAGCGATCGAGGCCCTCAGGGAACGCAAGACGGTAGCGCAGATAGGCAGCCAGTTTCAGTGCGGTTCCACGAACGTGAGCAAGTGGAAGCAGGTGGCGGTCCAGCGCCTGGCGGAGCTGTTCGAGTCGACTCGATCGCCGGGCGACGACAAGCTGACCGAGTCGCTCTACGAGCAGATCGGACGGCTCCAGATGGAGCTGGCGTGGCTAAAAAAAAATGGCGGAGTCTTCGGCGATTGATGCCAAGCGGGCCGCTGTGGATCGGGGCAGCCAGATCAGTATCGCGCGCCAGTGCGAGCTGCTGGGACTCAATCGCTCGAGCCTTTACTACGCCCCGGCCGTGGAGAGCCAGTTGAACCTCGATCTCATGCGGAGAATCGACGAGCAGTATACGAAGACGCCGTTCTACGGCTCGCGGCGCACCGTCGAGTGGCTGCGGCGCCAAGGGTACGAGGTCAATCGCAAACGCGTCCAACGACTGATGCGACAGATGGGAATCGAGGCGATCTATCCGCGGCCGAACACGAGTCGGCCCGACGAGCAACACCAGGTGTATCCGTACCTTCTGCGCGGTGTGGCCATCGTGCGCCCAAATCAGGTGTGGGCCACTGATATCACGTATATCCGCCTGAGAGGCGGCTTCGTGTACTTGGTGGCGATTCTAGATTGGTTCTCTCGGTACGTGGTTGCTTGGGAACTATCGAACACGCTCGATCGGTCGTTTTGCATCGCCGCACTTGAGGCGGCGCTGTCGCAGGCGACGCCGGAGATTTTCAACACGGATCAGGGCTGCCAGTTCACCAGCACGGACTTCACGGGGCGGCTGAAGGACGCCGGGATTCAGATCAGCATGGACGGTCGCGGACGCGCTTTCGACAACATCTTCACCGAGAGGTTGTGGCGCACGGTCAAGTATGAGGAGGTCTACATCAACGACTACGCGGATGTCCCCGACGCCTACGACAAGCTGGGGCGGTACTGGGGTTTCTACAACACAGAGCGTGCTCACCAGTCGCTCGCATACCGGACCCCGCACGAGGTCCACTTCGGCAGCGGAGGCGTCTGATGGCGCCCCAGCTCAGCCCAGCCACGACGGCCCGGAGAACCCGGAGGGCTGTGGACAGTGCCGCCCTGTGGACAACGAAGCGTTGCCCACAAGGGCTTGGAAAAACGCGGACGTTTTTCCACACTGCCCACAGCCCCTACGACTACTTACAAAAAGGAGAATCAGAGGCAGAGCAACGGTCCGTGCGGGAGACCGCTCGGACATCGATCACCAGCGACCAGGCCGGATCTGTTCCTTATTTCCTGCCGCTTCCTGTCTTGACAATGGGGTCCACTTCAAGCTTTCATGATGAGCCGTCGCTCCTGCTTCCACGACTTCGCCGCGTACTGCGTCTCGCCGAATAGGCGCTCCGTTTCGCCGCTCAGTTCCGACATTGCTCGGACGTACTCCATTATCGGCTCAATTTCGCGTAGAACGACTGGATTGCTAGCAAAAGCCACGAGATACTTCACGCGTTTCTGCTTCTCCAGGAACTCAAACAGCTTGGGTGTAGCAAACCCACCATCGAGCCGAACAACGATGCGAGCCTTCGGAAAGCTCTCGCGCAAGCGAGGTAGCACGCGCTTCAAGATGCCGAGCGCCCCGTCGTGCGCGGAAGCCAGCCCCGAACGCAACACCGCTGCGAACAGATACTGCTCTGGCTCCTCGTTGAAGGTAAGGAACGCCAGCTGGGGCAGGTAACAATGAGCCCCATAGTGACCGTTGAACATGCTGAGCTGCTGTGCCCCGTGCGTCTTGTCCTCCGTCGGATCCATGTCGATGGTGATGAGCTTCACCTTCCGAGGACCCAACCTCTTCAAGTGTCGCTCGATCACGAACTCCATCAACTCCATCCCCATCTTGTAGAGCTCCACGATACGCACGCCGTTCTCGAAACGACTCAGTGTTGCCTGCGACGCCAAGCTCTCATCGCCAAGAGGATCACGCTCTAGCAATGCCTTCTGCATTGGGTCGTCGCTGACGCGATCCGCGTCGTTGCAGTCCGCGTAGCCACAGGCGATGCCGTACACCCGCTGACGGAACAGGTCGATCTGCTGATGGATGACCTTGCTGGCTTGCCTACCATCAAGGACCTTGGATGCCAGCCGGTCAACGAAGCCCAACCCAGCATCCAGCGCACGCAGCAACAAGGCCCCGCCATCCGAGGTCGTGGCGGGCTCGTCGAAGGCGACCGTAGCAGGCTTGGTAAGCAGGTCTGGAAAAATAATAGACGGTTTGTCAGAATGTTTCACGAGAACGGCCTCCGGAGTTCGCTGAATACGATTCTATCAAGCGCATTTTGCGGTTCTGAGGCCGTTCTTGTCTACTAAACCTGTGCTATAC
Proteins encoded:
- a CDS encoding IS1380 family transposase, with the translated sequence MKHSDKPSIIFPDLLTKPATVAFDEPATTSDGGALLLRALDAGLGFVDRLASKVLDGRQASKVIHQQIDLFRQRVYGIACGYADCNDADRVSDDPMQKALLERDPLGDESLASQATLSRFENGVRIVELYKMGMELMEFVIERHLKRLGPRKVKLITIDMDPTEDKTHGAQQLSMFNGHYGAHCYLPQLAFLTFNEEPEQYLFAAVLRSGLASAHDGALGILKRVLPRLRESFPKARIVVRLDGGFATPKLFEFLEKQKRVKYLVAFASNPVVLREIEPIMEYVRAMSELSGETERLFGETQYAAKSWKQERRLIMKA
- a CDS encoding IS3 family transposase (programmed frameshift), which gives rise to MANKRRRYSAATKARVAIEALRERKTVAQIGSQFQCGSTNVSKWKQVAVQRLAELFESTRSPGDDKLTESLYEQIGRLQMELAWLKKNAESSAIDAKRAAVDRGSQISIARQCELLGLNRSSLYYAPAVESQLNLDLMRRIDEQYTKTPFYGSRRTVEWLRRQGYEVNRKRVQRLMRQMGIEAIYPRPNTSRPDEQHQVYPYLLRGVAIVRPNQVWATDITYIRLRGGFVYLVAILDWFSRYVVAWELSNTLDRSFCIAALEAALSQATPEIFNTDQGCQFTSTDFTGRLKDAGIQISMDGRGRAFDNIFTERLWRTVKYEEVYINDYADVPDAYDKLGRYWGFYNTERAHQSLAYRTPHEVHFGSGGV